From the genome of Deltaproteobacteria bacterium, one region includes:
- a CDS encoding tetratricopeptide repeat protein: IATVLLSTALAVAACGDEREASRRARSSAVRSPARAGARDPAAAPATPGTDIPGPPGHARAPEPAHRPAGGAAPAESAHRPAGGAAPARPTSYAELMKAGRRLVREGAYERALAHFERAAAVEPERAAPHEWIARVYLRRGRPDGARPHAERALELAPESASAWNTMGRTELMAGEIDAAVASFERATEADPAYGWAWNNLGLALGQLERWEEAAAALERATSGSRVEAYMWNNLGVAYERLGRPEDARAAYEKAALRGSTLAARHLERLDGAAATGAEHAAAGDQPEAP, encoded by the coding sequence GATCGCTACCGTACTGTTGTCCACTGCGCTTGCCGTCGCCGCGTGCGGCGACGAGCGGGAAGCATCCCGGCGTGCGCGGTCGTCCGCCGTGCGATCGCCGGCGCGGGCCGGCGCGCGAGACCCAGCCGCCGCGCCCGCGACGCCAGGGACCGACATTCCGGGGCCGCCCGGGCATGCGCGGGCGCCCGAGCCCGCGCATCGGCCCGCCGGCGGGGCGGCGCCCGCGGAATCCGCGCATCGGCCCGCCGGCGGGGCGGCGCCCGCGCGGCCGACGTCGTATGCCGAACTCATGAAGGCCGGCCGCCGGCTGGTGCGCGAGGGAGCCTATGAGCGCGCGTTGGCGCACTTCGAGCGCGCCGCCGCGGTCGAACCGGAGCGCGCAGCGCCGCACGAGTGGATCGCGCGGGTGTACCTGCGCCGCGGCCGGCCGGATGGGGCGCGGCCGCACGCGGAGCGGGCGCTCGAACTGGCGCCCGAGTCGGCGTCGGCGTGGAATACGATGGGCCGCACGGAACTGATGGCGGGAGAGATCGACGCCGCGGTGGCGTCGTTTGAGCGCGCGACCGAAGCGGACCCCGCGTATGGTTGGGCGTGGAACAATCTGGGCCTCGCGCTGGGACAACTCGAACGGTGGGAGGAAGCGGCTGCGGCGCTGGAGCGCGCGACGTCCGGTAGCCGCGTCGAGGCGTACATGTGGAACAACCTGGGCGTCGCCTACGAGCGCCTCGGCCGGCCGGAGGACGCACGCGCGGCGTACGAGAAGGCCGCGCTGCGCGGGTCGACGCTCGCGGCGCGCCACCTCGAGCGGCTCGACGGCGCGGCCGCGACGGGCGCCGAGCATGCCGCCGCGGGAGACCAACCCGAGGCGCCGTGA